Proteins co-encoded in one Haladaptatus sp. ZSTT2 genomic window:
- a CDS encoding ABC transporter permease subunit — MSVVTVAKKDFADAIRSKVLLALATLFVLFAGGAAYIFAEFFSGANEAISAVGFIVFLLGPVGTLVPLTGLIVGYKAIVGERESGSLKFLLALPHTRRDVVLGKVVGRSGVLATAILAGFALAAVIAITLYSSFSPATFLGFTALTLLFGAVFVSVGVGISASTSSSSKATAAVIGFFLLFEFLWGLIPTLLNYAITGSFGFQGPPPSWYQFLTNVSPSAAFGNAIKLVLPADAGVSMPGQVTSLFAEGWFGLLILLAWAVIPLALGYLRFERADL, encoded by the coding sequence ATGAGCGTCGTCACCGTCGCCAAAAAGGACTTCGCGGACGCCATCCGCTCGAAAGTGCTGCTCGCACTTGCCACGCTGTTCGTCCTGTTCGCGGGCGGTGCGGCCTACATCTTTGCTGAATTCTTCAGCGGCGCAAATGAAGCCATCTCTGCGGTCGGATTCATCGTGTTCTTGCTCGGGCCGGTTGGGACGCTCGTCCCACTCACCGGTCTCATCGTCGGCTACAAAGCAATCGTCGGTGAGCGAGAGAGCGGGAGTCTCAAGTTCCTGCTCGCACTGCCCCACACCCGCCGCGACGTCGTGCTCGGCAAGGTGGTCGGTCGCTCTGGCGTGCTCGCCACGGCGATTCTCGCCGGCTTCGCCCTCGCCGCCGTCATCGCGATTACCCTCTACAGTTCGTTCTCACCAGCGACGTTCCTCGGGTTCACCGCCCTCACGCTCCTGTTCGGAGCCGTGTTCGTGAGCGTCGGAGTTGGCATCTCCGCTTCGACCAGTTCCTCCTCGAAGGCAACCGCCGCAGTCATCGGCTTTTTCCTCCTGTTCGAGTTCCTCTGGGGGCTCATCCCAACGCTCCTCAACTACGCCATCACCGGGAGCTTCGGCTTCCAAGGGCCACCGCCGAGCTGGTACCAGTTCCTCACGAACGTCAGCCCGAGCGCCGCGTTTGGCAACGCCATCAAGCTCGTGCTCCCGGCCGACGCCGGAGTCTCGATGCCCGGACAAGTCACGTCCCTCTTTGCCGAAGGCTGGTTCGGCCTGCTCATCCTCCTCGCGTGGGCGGTAATTCCGCTTGCCCTTGGCTACCTCCGCTTCGAGCGCGCAGACCTCTAA
- a CDS encoding dehydratase has protein sequence MHLAEGDTHTYERTFTHEDVRQFGELSGDDQPRHTEPDEEGRLMAQGLLTATLPTKLGSDIHFFAHTMTFRFRRPVYTGERITCEMTLDTINEADDRYNIDATFGCTNDEDVTVLSGDVSGLIWKE, from the coding sequence ATGCACCTTGCTGAAGGCGACACGCACACCTACGAACGCACCTTCACCCACGAGGACGTCCGCCAGTTTGGCGAGTTATCCGGCGACGACCAACCCCGCCACACCGAACCCGACGAGGAGGGCAGGCTCATGGCACAGGGACTGCTCACCGCCACCTTGCCGACGAAACTCGGTAGCGACATCCACTTTTTCGCCCACACGATGACGTTTCGCTTCCGCAGACCGGTCTATACGGGCGAGCGAATCACCTGTGAGATGACGCTCGATACGATAAACGAGGCCGACGACCGCTACAACATAGACGCCACCTTCGGCTGCACCAACGACGAGGATGTGACCGTCCTTTCGGGAGACGTTTCGGGGCTTATTTGGAAGGAGTAA
- the ligA gene encoding NAD-dependent DNA ligase LigA, producing MTDGDDNPYLSDPVAEFRPLAELSDDEAREEVELLREAIRYHDRRYYVENQPVIADRTYDALFSRLQDVEDAFDLWAEDSPTRRVGEEPLDELETVEHVAAMKSIDSSGEEADMRAFDQRVRDAVGAVEYFCEPKFDGLSVEVVYEDGRYERAATRGDGVTGEDVTANVRTIRSVPQRLHGDFPDRLVVRGEVYMPRDAFQAHNRERIEAGDDPFANPRNAAAGTLRQLDPKITAQRPLDCFFFDVLDSTRTFETHAAQHDRLPEWGLKASARSRLVPGIEEAIGYRNEIQDARDELNYEIDGTVIKVNDRAACDELGETARAPRWAFAYKFPARTEQTRIADIVVQVGRTGRLTPVALLDPVDVSGVTVSRATLHNPGEIEAMNVNIGDEIRIERAGDVIPYVAEVVEKHSAGHFAYPDTCPVCDSPVERDGPLAFCTGGFACRAQLERAVSHYASRGALDIEGLGQEKVVQLIEEGLIETIADLYTLSRDDLVELEGWGEKSADNLLSELEAAKHPSLAAFLVGLGIPSVGPTTARSLAGEFGTLDAIMDASEAELQEVDDVGETVAADIHTFFESEENRRVIAQLRERGVEPESVEWAGGDELAGLTFVFTGSLSEMTRSEAQALVQQHGANATGSVSGNTDYLVAGENPGASKTSDAEAKEVPILDEDAFWELLAGEGVTPSK from the coding sequence ATGACTGACGGCGACGACAATCCCTATCTCTCAGACCCCGTAGCCGAGTTTCGCCCGCTCGCAGAGTTGAGCGACGACGAGGCGCGCGAAGAGGTCGAACTGCTCCGCGAAGCCATCCGCTATCACGACCGACGCTACTACGTCGAGAACCAGCCAGTCATCGCAGACCGAACCTACGACGCCCTGTTCAGCCGCCTCCAGGACGTCGAAGATGCCTTCGACCTCTGGGCGGAAGACAGTCCGACACGCCGAGTCGGTGAGGAACCGTTAGACGAACTCGAAACCGTCGAGCACGTCGCCGCGATGAAGTCAATCGACTCCTCGGGCGAAGAAGCCGACATGCGCGCGTTCGACCAGCGAGTCCGCGATGCGGTGGGCGCAGTCGAGTATTTCTGTGAACCGAAATTCGACGGCCTCTCCGTCGAAGTCGTCTACGAAGACGGGCGCTACGAACGGGCCGCAACCCGCGGCGATGGCGTCACCGGCGAGGACGTGACCGCAAACGTCCGGACGATTCGCTCCGTCCCCCAGCGTCTGCACGGCGATTTTCCGGATCGGCTCGTCGTGCGCGGCGAGGTGTACATGCCGCGCGACGCGTTTCAGGCGCACAACCGCGAGCGCATCGAGGCGGGCGACGACCCGTTTGCGAACCCGCGAAACGCGGCGGCGGGAACGCTGCGACAGCTCGACCCGAAGATTACCGCACAGCGCCCGCTCGACTGCTTTTTCTTCGACGTGCTCGATTCGACCCGGACGTTCGAGACTCACGCAGCCCAACACGACCGGCTCCCCGAGTGGGGCCTCAAAGCCTCTGCTCGCTCGCGGTTGGTTCCTGGTATTGAAGAGGCAATCGGCTACCGAAACGAGATACAGGACGCCCGCGACGAGTTGAACTACGAAATCGACGGCACGGTCATCAAGGTCAACGACCGGGCGGCGTGTGACGAGTTGGGCGAGACGGCTCGCGCCCCGCGCTGGGCGTTCGCCTACAAGTTCCCCGCCCGCACCGAGCAGACGCGCATCGCGGACATCGTGGTGCAGGTCGGGCGCACCGGCCGCCTGACGCCGGTTGCCCTGCTCGACCCCGTCGACGTGTCGGGCGTCACCGTCTCCAGAGCGACCTTGCATAACCCCGGCGAAATCGAGGCGATGAACGTGAACATCGGCGACGAAATCCGCATTGAGCGGGCGGGCGACGTGATTCCGTACGTCGCAGAAGTCGTCGAGAAACACTCTGCGGGGCACTTCGCGTACCCCGACACCTGCCCAGTCTGTGACAGTCCAGTCGAACGCGACGGCCCGCTCGCCTTCTGTACCGGCGGCTTCGCCTGTCGCGCCCAACTCGAACGCGCCGTGAGCCACTACGCCAGCCGTGGGGCGCTCGACATCGAAGGCCTCGGCCAAGAGAAGGTCGTCCAACTCATCGAAGAAGGGCTCATCGAGACGATAGCCGACCTCTACACGCTCTCGCGCGACGACCTCGTAGAACTTGAGGGGTGGGGCGAAAAGAGCGCCGACAACCTGCTCTCTGAGTTAGAAGCGGCGAAACACCCTTCGCTTGCCGCTTTCCTCGTCGGCCTCGGGATTCCGTCGGTGGGACCGACCACCGCGCGGTCGCTCGCCGGCGAATTCGGCACGCTCGACGCGATAATGGACGCGAGCGAAGCGGAATTACAGGAAGTAGATGACGTGGGCGAAACAGTTGCCGCGGACATTCACACCTTTTTCGAGAGCGAGGAAAACCGGCGCGTGATTGCCCAGCTACGCGAGCGCGGCGTCGAACCCGAGTCCGTCGAATGGGCGGGTGGCGACGAACTCGCTGGCCTCACCTTCGTGTTCACCGGCAGCCTGTCAGAGATGACACGCAGCGAGGCCCAAGCACTCGTCCAGCAACACGGCGCGAACGCGACGGGGAGCGTCTCGGGGAACACCGACTACCTCGTGGCCGGAGAGAATCCGGGGGCGAGCAAGACGAGCGATGCGGAGGCGAAAGAGGTTCCGATTCTCGACGAAGACGCCTTCTGGGAACTGCTCGCAGGCGAGGGAGTTACTCCTTCCAAATAA
- a CDS encoding pyridoxal-phosphate-dependent aminotransferase family protein, which produces MSEEFLLLNPGPVPITDAVRRAMDGSMISHRSAEFEATYARAQDGLSYIFECSTLDGSSTSAGGTSLILNGTATMGMEAAVANLTDDDSEVVALVNGKFGRRFKRIADRHAQVSAVEIEWGESFDLAEVAEVITDDTDVVTIVHNETSTGVLNPVEQVGELAAAADARFVVDGVTSIGGDVFKIDDWNVDIAITDSQKALAAPPGVSAMYVADRAVEHIDGEGAPFYEDLDWHLRKAESHQTPFTSAVPLFRSLAVAVEQIEDETMPTRIARHRRQSAAFRAGFEAMGLSLFASLNEDSAYSNTLTSVALPESVKEAPSDFFDAVKERNVSISGGQAHLGGHIFRVSNMGNLDDDQILRGIRTIGEAMTDVGVDADTEAALSAARAELDD; this is translated from the coding sequence ATGTCGGAGGAGTTCCTCCTGTTGAACCCAGGACCAGTCCCGATCACCGATGCGGTACGCAGAGCCATGGACGGGTCGATGATCTCACACCGCTCGGCCGAATTCGAAGCCACCTACGCTCGCGCGCAGGACGGCCTTTCTTACATCTTCGAGTGTTCGACACTCGACGGGTCTTCTACGTCCGCAGGAGGAACCAGCCTCATCTTGAACGGCACGGCCACGATGGGCATGGAGGCCGCCGTGGCGAACCTCACGGACGACGACAGCGAGGTCGTCGCGCTCGTAAACGGCAAGTTCGGCCGCCGGTTCAAACGCATCGCAGACCGCCACGCACAGGTTTCGGCCGTCGAAATCGAGTGGGGTGAATCGTTCGACCTTGCCGAGGTTGCCGAGGTCATCACCGACGACACGGACGTGGTCACGATAGTACACAACGAGACCTCGACGGGCGTGTTGAACCCGGTCGAACAGGTCGGTGAACTCGCTGCCGCCGCGGACGCCCGCTTCGTCGTAGACGGCGTCACCAGCATCGGCGGCGATGTGTTCAAAATCGACGACTGGAACGTTGACATCGCCATCACCGACTCCCAGAAGGCGCTCGCCGCGCCGCCGGGCGTGAGCGCGATGTACGTCGCAGACCGCGCCGTTGAGCACATCGACGGCGAGGGCGCGCCGTTCTACGAGGACTTAGACTGGCATCTTCGCAAAGCCGAGTCCCACCAGACGCCGTTTACGAGCGCCGTCCCGCTGTTTCGGTCGCTCGCGGTCGCCGTCGAGCAAATTGAAGACGAGACGATGCCGACGCGCATTGCCCGCCACCGCCGCCAGTCCGCGGCGTTCCGCGCTGGCTTCGAGGCGATGGGCCTCTCACTTTTCGCCTCGCTCAACGAGGATTCGGCCTACTCGAACACGCTCACGTCGGTCGCGTTGCCCGAATCGGTCAAAGAAGCACCGAGCGACTTTTTCGACGCGGTCAAAGAGCGAAACGTCTCCATCAGCGGCGGACAGGCCCACCTCGGCGGACACATCTTCCGCGTCTCGAACATGGGCAACCTCGATGACGACCAGATTCTGCGCGGGATACGGACGATTGGCGAGGCCATGACCGACGTCGGCGTCGATGCGGACACCGAGGCCGCCCTTTCGGCCGCCCGCGCTGAACTGGACGACTAA
- a CDS encoding MFS transporter, with protein sequence MVGTDRIRLALVVFVVLFAQVLLYPGVPDLLAALGATTSLDAGMWFLTAEFLGFVLFAGVWGSLSDSTGRRAPYIALGALGGAVGYSLLAVLPVVGITAFGAVLVLRFVQGAVTIAAFSLAMTMLMDLDGGHGKNMGAAGIAIGLGTALGAPLGGRLTTIDPLAPLYLASGLLALGAVLTIFVTDRAPKNHDGVAATLSGLKKTPVLLLPYAFGFIDRLTAGFFALVGTFYFRTAFGLDAAQTGLVLALFFVPFALLQYPFGVLSDRIGRVGPVVVGSGLYGVAVIAVGLASSLNAARVGMVVVGVLGALMAPATMALVNDLSRDTERGVAMGGFNIFGSIGFLTGIVVGGAVADAYGFLAAFLVAGGLEIAIALLTIPVFVRLKLEKQSLFGAEAGR encoded by the coding sequence ATGGTCGGGACAGACCGGATACGCCTCGCACTCGTCGTGTTCGTCGTGTTGTTCGCGCAGGTGCTCCTCTACCCCGGCGTCCCGGACTTACTCGCGGCCCTCGGCGCGACCACGAGCCTCGACGCAGGCATGTGGTTTCTCACGGCCGAATTTCTGGGATTCGTCCTCTTTGCGGGCGTCTGGGGGAGTTTGAGCGATTCGACGGGACGGCGAGCGCCCTACATCGCCCTCGGCGCACTCGGTGGGGCGGTTGGCTACTCTCTGCTCGCCGTCCTCCCCGTGGTCGGCATCACCGCCTTCGGAGCCGTGCTCGTTCTTCGATTCGTCCAAGGCGCGGTCACCATCGCCGCCTTCTCGCTCGCCATGACCATGCTGATGGATTTGGACGGCGGCCACGGCAAGAACATGGGCGCGGCGGGCATCGCCATCGGCCTCGGCACTGCTCTCGGCGCACCGCTCGGCGGCAGACTCACCACGATAGACCCACTCGCACCACTCTACCTCGCAAGCGGCCTGCTCGCACTCGGGGCCGTACTCACGATATTCGTCACCGACCGCGCCCCGAAGAATCACGACGGTGTCGCAGCCACCCTTTCGGGCCTCAAGAAGACGCCCGTCCTCCTCCTGCCCTACGCCTTTGGCTTCATCGACCGACTCACGGCGGGCTTTTTCGCCCTCGTCGGGACGTTCTATTTCCGCACCGCGTTCGGCTTAGACGCCGCCCAAACCGGCCTCGTGCTCGCGCTGTTTTTCGTCCCGTTTGCCCTGCTTCAGTACCCCTTTGGCGTACTCTCAGACCGAATCGGGAGAGTCGGGCCGGTCGTCGTCGGTTCGGGCCTGTATGGGGTGGCCGTCATCGCCGTTGGCCTCGCCTCCAGCCTGAACGCCGCCCGCGTCGGCATGGTCGTCGTCGGCGTCCTTGGCGCGCTCATGGCCCCGGCGACGATGGCGCTCGTAAACGACCTCTCGCGGGACACCGAACGCGGCGTCGCCATGGGCGGGTTCAACATCTTCGGCTCGATCGGGTTTCTCACGGGCATCGTCGTCGGCGGCGCGGTGGCCGATGCCTACGGCTTCCTCGCCGCGTTCCTCGTCGCAGGCGGGCTGGAAATCGCCATCGCGCTGCTCACGATTCCCGTGTTCGTCCGCCTAAAACTCGAAAAACAGTCGCTGTTCGGCGCGGAAGCCGGACGCTGA
- a CDS encoding type IV pilin N-terminal domain-containing protein, with amino-acid sequence MRFDIRRSDRGMSPLVGVITMVAVTILSAALTTGMMYGMTDAAGGPAPVIIMTDAARASQVGDQTYADLLFYHEGGQQANVEDLEILVRDGLHTTRHPIPKTGDVADGFWTGGEVLSVSLSGEEVCASGGEYLDVYVVHKQDEKRSSIIAKRTVPVDREDQIVPITKDDFNIVDGAVVPGADYDAEVTLLGTALTKHDGSNIPVNIEFTVGDDTLVPWAGDVNDGENPRTTEFVGRTAGEEISVKASGWYTVRSTKETERVLVLRDGDEVPDIEGFNDQSNAEEYVSEYIVDGKISLKENQAIFLFELGTKDLDSELADF; translated from the coding sequence ATGCGATTTGATATTCGCAGGTCAGACCGGGGGATGTCGCCACTGGTGGGGGTGATTACGATGGTTGCGGTGACCATTCTCTCGGCTGCGCTTACGACGGGAATGATGTATGGCATGACCGACGCAGCGGGCGGTCCAGCACCAGTGATAATAATGACTGACGCGGCTCGTGCGTCACAGGTCGGCGACCAGACCTACGCCGACTTGCTGTTTTACCACGAGGGTGGCCAACAGGCGAACGTCGAGGACTTAGAGATTCTCGTGCGAGACGGCTTGCACACGACGCGCCACCCCATCCCGAAAACCGGTGACGTGGCAGACGGGTTCTGGACGGGCGGTGAAGTGTTGTCTGTCTCGCTCTCGGGCGAGGAAGTCTGTGCAAGCGGTGGTGAGTACCTCGACGTGTACGTGGTGCACAAACAAGACGAAAAGCGCTCGTCTATCATCGCAAAGCGGACGGTTCCGGTTGACCGCGAAGACCAAATCGTGCCCATCACGAAAGACGACTTCAACATCGTCGATGGTGCGGTCGTGCCCGGTGCTGACTACGATGCTGAGGTCACGCTCCTCGGGACGGCTCTGACGAAACACGACGGTTCTAACATCCCTGTGAATATCGAATTCACCGTCGGTGACGACACTCTCGTTCCGTGGGCCGGCGACGTGAACGACGGCGAGAACCCACGAACCACGGAGTTCGTCGGGCGCACCGCGGGTGAAGAGATCTCCGTCAAAGCAAGCGGATGGTACACTGTCCGGTCTACCAAAGAGACCGAACGGGTGCTCGTGTTGCGCGACGGCGATGAAGTGCCAGACATCGAAGGGTTCAATGACCAGTCCAATGCAGAGGAATACGTCAGTGAGTACATCGTTGACGGGAAGATAAGCCTCAAAGAAAACCAGGCGATTTTCCTCTTCGAACTCGGGACCAAAGACCTCGACAGCGAGTTGGCTGATTTCTAG
- a CDS encoding O-acetylhomoserine aminocarboxypropyltransferase/cysteine synthase family protein, giving the protein MTHSEWPGFSTRCLHAGQEPDPATGARAPPIYQTTSYVFEDAATAASRFALEEEGNIYSRFSNPTTAMLEARLTALEGGSAALATSAGMAALDAATTTLARPGDNIVSAASIYGGTHSYFSNTAGNRGIEPRFVPTLDYDAYGEAIDEDTAYVHVESISNPALVTPDLERIAEIAHANGAPLFVDNTFATPYLCNPFEHGADLIWHSTTKWLHGSGTTVGGTLIAGGDFDWRDYPEVGQPNPAFHGTNFTERFGDRALVEAARHRAVRTTGSGQSPFNAWLTLQGIETLPLRMERHCENAQAVAEFLDAHPAIDWVAYPGLDSHETHDNASKYLDGGYGGMIAFGPKGGYDAAKRLCEETKLASFLANVGDSKTLIIHPASTTHAQLTEQEQLESGVSPDLVRFSVGIEDVDDIITDLAEALP; this is encoded by the coding sequence ATGACTCACTCCGAGTGGCCGGGTTTCTCTACGCGCTGTCTCCACGCGGGACAGGAACCAGACCCCGCGACAGGGGCGCGCGCCCCACCTATCTACCAAACGACCTCGTACGTGTTCGAGGACGCCGCGACGGCTGCGTCCCGGTTCGCCCTCGAAGAAGAGGGGAACATCTACTCACGCTTTTCAAACCCGACGACCGCCATGCTCGAAGCCAGACTCACCGCGCTCGAAGGCGGGAGCGCGGCGCTCGCCACCTCCGCGGGCATGGCCGCCTTGGACGCCGCAACCACCACGCTCGCCCGACCCGGCGACAACATCGTCTCTGCGGCCTCCATCTACGGCGGCACCCACTCGTACTTTTCCAATACCGCCGGAAACCGCGGGATTGAGCCACGCTTCGTCCCGACGCTCGACTACGACGCCTACGGAGAGGCTATCGATGAGGACACCGCCTACGTCCACGTCGAGAGCATCTCGAATCCGGCACTCGTGACGCCCGACCTCGAACGCATCGCGGAGATTGCCCACGCAAACGGCGCGCCGCTGTTCGTGGACAACACGTTCGCGACGCCGTATCTGTGCAATCCCTTCGAGCACGGCGCAGACCTCATCTGGCACTCGACCACCAAATGGCTCCACGGCTCTGGAACCACCGTCGGTGGCACGCTCATCGCAGGCGGCGACTTCGACTGGCGCGACTACCCCGAAGTCGGCCAACCGAACCCCGCCTTCCACGGGACGAACTTCACCGAACGGTTTGGCGACCGTGCGCTCGTCGAAGCCGCCCGCCACCGCGCCGTGCGGACGACCGGAAGCGGCCAATCGCCGTTCAACGCGTGGCTTACCCTGCAAGGTATCGAGACGCTCCCGCTTCGGATGGAGCGCCACTGCGAGAACGCACAGGCAGTTGCCGAGTTCTTAGACGCCCATCCAGCCATCGACTGGGTCGCCTACCCCGGCCTCGACAGCCACGAAACGCACGACAACGCCTCCAAATACTTAGACGGCGGCTACGGTGGCATGATTGCGTTCGGGCCGAAGGGCGGCTACGACGCCGCAAAGCGGCTGTGTGAGGAGACGAAACTGGCGAGCTTCCTTGCGAACGTCGGTGACTCGAAGACGCTCATCATCCATCCGGCCTCGACGACCCACGCCCAACTCACCGAGCAAGAACAGCTCGAAAGCGGCGTCAGCCCCGATCTCGTGCGGTTTTCGGTGGGTATCGAGGATGTCGATGACATCATCACAGACCTCGCGGAGGCCCTGCCATGA
- the metX gene encoding homoserine O-acetyltransferase MetX yields MSDDGVAQLGEFEFECGESIPNLEIAYETYGDFTGDNAVLVCHALTGSAHVSGLRRASHGGQATAWWDDIVGPGKAIDTTEYFVVCANVPGSCYGSSGPSSEGPDGEPWGTDFPPVTVGDWTRAQRELLDHLGVPNLHAVVGGSVGGMNALDWAKQHPDHVDRIVAVATAARLDPQCLALDAIARRAITTDANWNGGEYYGGDPPKYGLALARQIGHTMYLSKDSMDRKFGRRSAGRDAARDAFPVDPAAGFFPYRDVESYLDYQAEKFVERFDANSYLYLTRAMDNYDLSAGFESDADALAAFTGEALVLSFTGDWHFTTEQAETLAVAFRQGETPTAHHKITSDHGHDAFLVEPEKVGPPLADFLEAGVSGKAVTDTISSKSDRQFAPVHTSLFGK; encoded by the coding sequence ATGAGCGACGACGGCGTCGCGCAATTGGGAGAATTCGAGTTCGAGTGTGGCGAGTCCATCCCGAATCTGGAGATTGCCTACGAAACCTACGGCGACTTTACGGGTGACAACGCAGTGCTCGTCTGTCACGCGCTCACGGGCAGTGCGCACGTCTCCGGACTCAGGCGGGCCAGCCACGGCGGGCAGGCGACGGCGTGGTGGGACGACATTGTCGGGCCGGGCAAAGCCATCGACACGACCGAGTACTTCGTCGTCTGCGCGAACGTGCCGGGGTCGTGCTACGGGTCGAGCGGGCCGTCGAGCGAGGGGCCGGACGGTGAGCCGTGGGGAACCGACTTCCCGCCGGTGACCGTCGGTGACTGGACCCGCGCCCAGCGCGAACTGCTCGACCACCTCGGGGTGCCAAACCTCCACGCCGTCGTCGGCGGGAGCGTTGGCGGCATGAACGCCCTCGACTGGGCGAAACAGCACCCGGACCACGTCGACCGCATCGTCGCGGTAGCGACCGCCGCCCGCCTCGACCCGCAGTGTCTCGCGCTCGATGCGATTGCGCGGCGGGCCATCACGACGGACGCGAACTGGAACGGCGGCGAATATTACGGGGGCGACCCGCCGAAGTACGGCCTCGCGCTCGCCCGCCAAATCGGCCACACGATGTACCTCTCGAAGGACTCGATGGACCGGAAGTTCGGCCGTCGGTCTGCGGGCAGAGACGCCGCCCGCGACGCCTTTCCGGTCGACCCGGCGGCCGGTTTCTTCCCGTATCGCGACGTGGAGTCCTACCTCGACTATCAGGCAGAAAAGTTCGTCGAGCGCTTCGACGCCAACAGCTACCTCTACCTGACGCGGGCGATGGACAACTACGACCTGTCTGCGGGATTCGAGTCCGACGCCGACGCACTCGCGGCGTTCACCGGCGAGGCGCTCGTCCTCTCGTTTACGGGCGACTGGCACTTCACGACCGAACAAGCAGAGACGCTCGCCGTTGCCTTCCGACAGGGAGAGACGCCGACGGCCCACCACAAGATCACCTCAGACCACGGCCACGACGCGTTCCTCGTGGAGCCAGAAAAAGTCGGCCCGCCGCTCGCAGATTTCCTCGAAGCTGGCGTCTCCGGCAAGGCCGTGACCGACACGATCTCAAGCAAGTCAGACCGACAGTTCGCCCCGGTGCACACAAGCCTGTTCGGGAAGTGA
- a CDS encoding O-acetylhomoserine aminocarboxypropyltransferase/cysteine synthase family protein yields MSDEHTPRFATRSLHAGQEPDPATGARAPPIHQTTSYVFDDADHAARLFALEEEGNIYSRLMNPTVSMLQERLASLEGGVGALATSSGMAAFDLANFVLTEQGKNVVSSSAIYGGTHTYLSHSAPRRGVTTTFVDPLDYEGYAEAIDEDTAYVHVETIGNPALVTPDFERLADIAHDNDVPLLVDNTFATPYLCNPFEHGADLIWHSTTKWITGAGTTIGGALIDSGNFPWEDGDYPEITEDNPAYHGVNFRERFGEAAFTVTALARGLRDLGNPQSPFDAWNVLQKLETLPLRMERHCENALIVAEFLEDHPDVSWVTYPGLESHETHDNATKYLNGGYGGMLTFGIDGGYDTAKKMTESTQLASLLANVGDAKTLIIHPASTTHQQLTEEEKESSGVRPDLVRLSVGLEDPADILADLDQAIEAASN; encoded by the coding sequence ATGTCAGACGAGCATACTCCACGTTTCGCCACCCGGAGCCTGCACGCAGGCCAGGAACCGGACCCGGCGACCGGCGCACGCGCACCACCGATTCACCAGACGACCTCCTACGTGTTCGACGACGCAGACCACGCCGCCCGCCTCTTCGCCTTAGAAGAGGAGGGCAACATCTACTCGCGGCTGATGAACCCGACCGTCTCGATGCTCCAAGAGCGCCTCGCCTCGCTCGAAGGCGGCGTCGGCGCGCTCGCCACGTCCTCGGGGATGGCCGCGTTCGACCTCGCGAACTTCGTCCTCACAGAACAGGGTAAAAACGTCGTCTCGTCGTCGGCCATCTACGGCGGCACGCACACGTATCTCAGCCACTCAGCACCGCGACGAGGCGTCACCACGACGTTCGTCGACCCGCTCGACTACGAGGGCTACGCAGAGGCCATCGACGAGGACACCGCCTACGTCCACGTCGAGACGATTGGCAATCCCGCGCTCGTGACGCCTGACTTCGAGCGGCTTGCCGACATCGCGCACGACAACGACGTGCCCCTGCTCGTGGACAACACGTTCGCGACGCCGTATCTGTGCAACCCGTTCGAGCACGGCGCAGACCTCATCTGGCATTCGACCACGAAGTGGATTACCGGCGCGGGCACGACGATTGGCGGCGCGCTCATCGACTCCGGAAACTTCCCGTGGGAAGACGGCGACTACCCCGAAATCACCGAGGACAACCCGGCGTATCACGGCGTAAACTTCCGCGAGCGATTCGGCGAGGCGGCGTTCACCGTCACCGCGCTCGCCCGCGGGCTTCGTGACCTCGGCAACCCGCAGTCGCCGTTTGACGCGTGGAACGTCCTCCAGAAGCTGGAGACCTTACCGCTGCGCATGGAGCGCCACTGCGAGAACGCGCTCATCGTCGCCGAGTTCCTTGAGGACCACCCCGATGTGTCGTGGGTCACCTACCCCGGCTTAGAAAGCCACGAAACCCACGACAACGCGACGAAGTACCTGAACGGTGGCTACGGCGGCATGCTCACCTTTGGCATAGACGGTGGCTACGACACGGCCAAGAAGATGACCGAATCGACGCAACTCGCAAGCCTGCTCGCAAACGTGGGCGACGCGAAGACGCTCATCATCCACCCGGCGAGTACGACGCACCAACAGCTCACCGAAGAAGAGAAAGAATCGAGCGGCGTCCGCCCCGACCTCGTCCGCCTCTCGGTCGGGCTTGAAGACCCAGCCGACATTCTCGCGGACTTGGACCAGGCAATCGAAGCGGCCTCGAACTAG